DNA sequence from the Salifodinibacter halophilus genome:
TTCCGCGCACCGGCCGGGTTAACCAGCGGGCCGACAATGTTCAAAAGCGTGCGGATACCGAGTTCCCGGCGCGGGCCGACCGCGTGACGCATGGCGCCGTGGTGGGCGGGGGCATACATGAAACCAGCGCCGAGTTCGTCGATACAGCGGGCGACCGCTTCGGGTGATAAGTCCGTGGCGATGCCGGCAGCTTCCAGGACATCGGCGCTGCCGGATGTGCTCGAGACCGAGCGGTTGCCGTGCTTGGCGACCGTGCCGCCCGCGGCCGCAACCACGAAAGCACTGGCCGTGGAGACATTGAAAAGCCCCGAGCCATCGCCGCCGGTGCCGCAAGTATCGACCAGTTCGTCGGCAAGCGCGGGATTAACCGGCACCGGCGTGACGAGCTCGCGGAGCACCGAGGCTGCGGCACTGATTTCGGCCACGGTTTCACCTTTCATGCGCAGCGCAACCAGCAGGCCGCCGATCTGCGCTGGCGTGGCGCCCCCGGTCATTATGTCGCGCACGGCCCCTTGCATGGCTTCGACGGACAGGTCTCGACCGGAGGCGACGTGGTCTATGATCGCGGCATCGATCATGCCGCGATCTCGCAACGGCCGAGAAAACGCGCCAGCATGGCGTGACCGGCG
Encoded proteins:
- the trpD gene encoding anthranilate phosphoribosyltransferase → MIDAAIIDHVASGRDLSVEAMQGAVRDIMTGGATPAQIGGLLVALRMKGETVAEISAAASVLRELVTPVPVNPALADELVDTCGTGGDGSGLFNVSTASAFVVAAAGGTVAKHGNRSVSSTSGSADVLEAAGIATDLSPEAVARCIDELGAGFMYAPAHHGAMRHAVGPRRELGIRTLLNIVGPLVNPAGARNQVMGVFNGHLCEPLAEVLQRLGSRHVMVVHSGDGIDELSINAPTRVAELKAGQISTYMVAPEDVGLERGSLDGVRAVDAADSLRLIRQALSGVPGRARDLVAFNAGAALYVSGRADNLADGVALACDTMASGDATRRLDDIAQFSRHLTEQAPTTP